A segment of the Halovivax limisalsi genome:
CGTCGGCGATGCGCTGGAGCTGGCGGGTCTGGTCGCGAACCTCGTCGCGCAGCTGTCTGACCTCGCGGACGAGTTCCTCGTTCCCGCCCTCCGCGCTCTGGCCGCCGCCACCGGGACCGCCCGGTCCGCCGCCCATCATGCCGCCCATCATCTGCGCGAAGGGATTGCCGCCACCGCCCATTCCGCCGCCGCCCATGCCGGGGCCGCCGCCTCCGCCGAACGGGCTCTCTTCGGGGGCACCCTCGCCCTCCTGCTCGCGCTTCTCGCGGATCTCCTCGACGCGCTCGCGGAAGGACTTCTCCTCGCCGTCGTCGGCCGATTCGCCGGTGTCCGCCTCGTCTTCGGGGGTATCGTCTGCCATGCGTCGCGGTTCACTCGCGGGCCGGAAAAGGATTGTTATAGCGGGACCGATAGCCCGCCCGCGAGCTAATCGTTCGCGCCCACGCCGATCCGTCCGAACCGGTCGTCGGTGTCGTCGAATGCGGCGTCACGCACCGCCGAAGGACCCGAGCGACGATTGCAGGTGTCGATCCGTGGTGTCCGTCCGAACGCGGTGGCCTACCAGTTCGCGCAGGTCGACGGCGTAGGTCGTTCCCCCGCGTTCGAGCACCAGCAGCCGGCCCTTGCAGCCGACGATCCGACCCGTCGCGATCGTCTCGACGACGGGGCGTCGATCGAGGTCGACGCCGTAGTCGAACGTCCACCGATCGATGACGTCGAACTCCGCGAGGACGGACTCCCAGCGGGCTTCGTCGACCGCCGCCGCGAGGCCGTCGATCTTGCGATCGATCCGGACGCGATCGACCAGTTCGGTCGCGATCTCGGCCTCGAGCTCCCGCGCGATCCGGCCGTTCGAGACGGTGTGGACGTGGGCGCCTCGATCGGCACCCTGCTCGCGCAGCCGGGTGTCGAGGCGGTCGAGGCGGGTGACGCCGACCTTGACGGTGTCGGGGGCGAAGGCCGCGATGTAGACGGCGTGGGGTTCGAAGCAGTCCATCTCGTCTTTCAGGCAGGTCCCGGTACAGCGGGCGCACACCCACGTCGAGGCGTGGGCCTCGCAGTAGGGCGTCCCCGGCCGGTCGCACGGAACGTGGCGACCCGTCTCGCGGTCGATCGATCCCGCGCAGTGGCGCCGGCCGAGCGGCAGTTCCAGTTGATCGCCGGGTTCGAGCGGTCGGCGGTCGACGCCCGCCTCGCCGGCGGCGCCGCTCCCGGGTTCGCCCTCGCGGACGAGCAGCGCGGGACCGCGAGCCGTCGGTTCGTACCCGACTATCTGCACGACGGTACCTTCGCGCAGCGTCGCCAAAGGTGTGACGTTCGTCCGATCGAGCCTCGACCGCGAGTCGTTTCCGGTCTCCCTGGGGAAAGAATTAGCACCGCTGGATACGAACCGACGGTATGGGACTCGATGGAACCCTCGACGTGACGACGGACGGGCACGGCGTCTCGTTCGCACTGGCCGTCACGAACGCGAGCGACGAACCGATCACGGCACAGTTCAGCGACGGTTGTCGCGTCGACGTCGCCGTCGAGGACGACGACGCGGAGGTCTGGCGCTTTACGGAGGAGAGACTCTTCCCGCAGGTTCTCGGCGAGGAACGCTTCGATCCGGGCGAGACGCGACGGTTCGAGGTCGAGTGGGCCGACCCCGACCCGGGCTCGTACACGGCGACGGCGGAACTCACCGCCACGGATCGAGACTGTACGGCGAGCGCGTCCTTCTCGGTCTAGCCCGACCACGGTCTCGCCGGAAAATTTGCGGTAGAAGTAGTAACGTATTAATACATCTGTGGGCAATCGAAGCGGATATGGCGCTATTCGGCAGACTCAAAACCGGACTCGCCCTCTCGAAGGACGCGCTGCTGGTGGTTCGACACAACCCCGGACTGGCGGTCTTTCCGCTGGTGAGCGGAATTACGGGGTTCGCGTTCCTCGCGTTGTTCCTCGGCGTCACCTTCGGCGTCGTCGGCGTGAGCGCGCAGGGCCCGGCGCTGGTCCTCCTGGGGCTCACCTACCTCACGCTGACGTTCGTCTCGTCGTTCTTCGCGGCCGGGCTCGTCCACGAAACCCGCGAGGTCCTCGCGGGGAAGGAGCCGTCGCTCGGGCGCGGGATCGAGGCCGCGAAAGCGGTGTGGAAGCCGCTCCTGATCTGGTCGTTCATCAGCGCCACCGTCGGCGTCCTCATCAACGCCATCGAGAACTCGGATTCGCGCGTGGCTCGACTCGTCGGGACGCTCTTCGGCGCCGCCTGGACGCTCCTTACGTTCTTCGTCGTCCCGGTCATCGTCTTCGAGGACACCACGACGACGGGAATGTTCAAAGAGAGCTCGCACACGTTCAAGGAGCTCTGGGGCGAGACGCCGATCAGCCTCGTCGCGGTTCAGCTCGTCGGCCTGGTGATCGCCCTGCCGTTCGTCCTCCTCGGTATCGCACTCTCCGGAATCAGCCCGATTCTCACGGCTGGAGCGATCCTGACCGGCGCGCTGCTCGCGTTCCTCGTGAGCCAAACCCTCCAGGGCGTCATCAAGACGACGCTCTACCTCTACGCCACCGAGGGCGTCCGTCCCGACGAGTTCGGGGATCTCGATCTCGACGGACTCGCCGGCGACGGGCGCCAGTCCGCTCGGTCGACGAGCGCCCCGCACACGGGCGGATTTCGCTAAGCACGCTGACCCCGCCGGCATCGGCGGGCCGATGCTGCGACCGGACCCGGGCTCGGTCGCTCGAACCGCGCGAACGGATTTCCGTCCAACCAGATTGCGACCCGACCAGGTCCACCGGACCGGACGACAAAGCATATACCGGCGCTTCCCCGCCATCCAGAAACATGCCACGGCGGACTGTTGCGGATGTCCTCGATCGAGTCGCCGACCGTCGTCGCGAGACGCGCTGTCCGGCCTGTCGCGGGCTGGTCTCGATTCGCGGCCTCGACGGCGAGTACGGCTGGTCGTGTCTGGACTGCGAGGCGATCGGGTTCGGCTTCGATACGCGAGCGGCCGTCGTCGACGGCCTGCGACGGGCGGAGTGAGCGACGTCGCGCGGTCGATCCGGCGGCGATCGCCGGCGGAATCGGCGTGACGGGAAACCGGCCGCGTCACCCCTCTCACCGTGGACGCGATCGTCCGGGGGTGCCCAACCGACGACGCGTGTCGGTGCCCCGGGCCGACTGTCACTCTCGTCGGAACCTCGCCCCGATTCCGGGATCGAGCGAGGAGACTGCCCGACCGAGTGATCGGACCCGATCGGTCCCGCCGCGGGAAGCGGTCACCAGGTTTATGCGTGCGCTGACCCGATGGTCAGTCGATCGCGGTTCGGTCAGTCGGGAATCGATCGGCCGTCGACGAGCTATCATGACCGGACGAGCGCCAACCGGCCGATCCCTGCTGCTCGACGCGCTGGCAGACGCGGTTCCGTCGTGGATCGAAGCCGACGGTTCGGCCCGCCGAACCGACGTTCGCCGCCCTCACCGGGGTCCGGCCGACGGCCTGGCTCGCGGTCGCGTGT
Coding sequences within it:
- a CDS encoding DUF6159 family protein, with the protein product MALFGRLKTGLALSKDALLVVRHNPGLAVFPLVSGITGFAFLALFLGVTFGVVGVSAQGPALVLLGLTYLTLTFVSSFFAAGLVHETREVLAGKEPSLGRGIEAAKAVWKPLLIWSFISATVGVLINAIENSDSRVARLVGTLFGAAWTLLTFFVVPVIVFEDTTTTGMFKESSHTFKELWGETPISLVAVQLVGLVIALPFVLLGIALSGISPILTAGAILTGALLAFLVSQTLQGVIKTTLYLYATEGVRPDEFGDLDLDGLAGDGRQSARSTSAPHTGGFR
- a CDS encoding BsuPI-related putative proteinase inhibitor encodes the protein MGLDGTLDVTTDGHGVSFALAVTNASDEPITAQFSDGCRVDVAVEDDDAEVWRFTEERLFPQVLGEERFDPGETRRFEVEWADPDPGSYTATAELTATDRDCTASASFSV
- a CDS encoding DUF2797 domain-containing protein; amino-acid sequence: MQIVGYEPTARGPALLVREGEPGSGAAGEAGVDRRPLEPGDQLELPLGRRHCAGSIDRETGRHVPCDRPGTPYCEAHASTWVCARCTGTCLKDEMDCFEPHAVYIAAFAPDTVKVGVTRLDRLDTRLREQGADRGAHVHTVSNGRIARELEAEIATELVDRVRIDRKIDGLAAAVDEARWESVLAEFDVIDRWTFDYGVDLDRRPVVETIATGRIVGCKGRLLVLERGGTTYAVDLRELVGHRVRTDTTDRHLQSSLGSFGGA